The region TGGAAATGGTTACACCCATACGCAAATCCTGAAGTGTCATATCACTTCACCGAAAAGATTAAACCTTGGTTTGGTTTTGCCAGTTTTTTATTGCTAACGATCGGCCTTATTTGGGCACTGTTATTCGCACCTGCTGATTACCAACAGGGTGATAGCTTCCGCATCTTCTACGTACATGTACCAGCAGCCATTTTGTCGATGAGCTTATATGTGGCAATGGCGATTGCCGCCCTTTCCAGTTTAGTTTGGCAAGTGAAGCTCGCTGATGCCTCGGCTGCTGCATTGGCCCCCATTGGTGCGGTATTTACCGCTATGGCCCTGCTGACTGGTGCCGCTTGGGGCAAGCCGATGTGGGGAACATGGTGGGTATGGGACGCACGCTTAACCTCAGAGCTTATTCTGCTATTTCTCTACTTGGGCGTGATTGCCTTGCACAACGCCTTTGACGATAAGCAAATGGCAGGTAAAGCGGCTGGCATATTAGCACTGGTTGGGGTTATTAATATTCCGATTATCAAATACTCAGTCGAGTGGTGGAATACGCTTCATCAAGGGGCTACCGTGTCAAAATTGGGGATGCCAGCAATGGCCGCTGACATGTATTGGCCTTTCTTGTTTTGTTTCTTTGGTTTCGGTTGTTTAGCTGGTTATATCGCTTGTGTGCGGTTTCAAACCGAGGTTTTGTCGCGTAACAAAATGCGCCCATGGGTGCGCCAACTCGTGACCACAGATAACCCAGCGCTAAACAACTCATTAGACAAAGGAGCCAACTAATGCAGTTTGACAATTTTTCTGCTTTTATCGACATGGGTGGTTACGGTTTCTTCGTATGGCTAAGTTACGGCGCGTCAATTGCACTGTTTATCTTACTGATTTTAAGTAGCATTAACGCCAGTAAATCAATCAAAGGGCAAATCGCAAGCCAAATAAAGCGCGAACAAAAGTTAAAACTTGCCGCCGAGCAGCAACAAGCCGCACAGCAGGCAAATAAGAGGGCACAACAAGCTTCCAAAGCGGAGCATCAAGAGGTAGAGAATGAATCCTAGAAGGAAAAAGCGACTCACTATTGTCGTCGCCGTGTTATCGGGGTTAGGTGTGGTTGCAGGCTTGATCCTGTATGCACTCAGCCAAAATATTGATTTGTTTTACAAACCATCAGAAATTCATTTCGGTAAAGCAGACACAGGCTTAAAAGCACAAATTGGTCAGCGCTTACGCGTTGGCGGCTTGGTTGTGCCAGAAAGTGTTCAACGCGATCCCGACAGCCTGAAAGTGAGCTTTAGACTCGCTGACATGAAAATGCCCATTAGTTTTGACGCCAAAGACCCGATGATCACGGTCAAATACGACGGCATATTGCCGGACTTATTCCGTGAAGGACAAGGGATTGTCGCCAATGGGGTATTGAGTGACGGCTTGATTATTCAAGCCTCAGAAGTGCTGGCTAAGCACGATGAAAACTACATGCCGAAAGAGCTGGCGGATGCCGCTGGCACAAAGCATCAAAAGCCAAGCTATAGCGGTCAGCAATTAGATAGCACGAATTAAGCACAGCCACGTGCTGAGCGCGATGAGGATTTGCTAATCCCCCATCGAAAATCATCCAACAAAAAACCGGCGAGATGCCGGTTTTTTTATTTTATATTCAGCAATTAAGCCGTTGTATTTTTCAACTTTGCTAACTGGTTGAATTGCTGCATCGACAACAAATGTGCGTAAATCGGTGATAGATACCCGCGTTTTTTCATCGCCAAAAAATCTTCGTCTGAAAGCGCATTGAGCTTTTTCTCATCAATTAAATGAATGCCACTTAGCTGACGCTTCTGACCGTTAATTTCTAGATTCAGAGTTTGCTCAACAAGCAACGCCTTCTCAACTAAAAAATTAACAAACCCTTTCGTAACAAAGGTGTTTTCAAAATACTTACCGAGCGCATTTTTGCGTTGTGTTAAGTATGCCGTTTCTTCACCTGACTCGTTAAATAACGCTTCGCCTGCTGTGCCATTTAATACTTCGTCAGTTTCTGAAATAATCAATTGCATTTGCTCAGGATCGTCTTTTGCAGGCATCAAAGCAAAGGGGTGATGCATAATCACAGCCGGTATGTAACTGCCACGC is a window of Thalassotalea euphylliae DNA encoding:
- a CDS encoding heme ABC transporter permease: MWKWLHPYANPEVSYHFTEKIKPWFGFASFLLLTIGLIWALLFAPADYQQGDSFRIFYVHVPAAILSMSLYVAMAIAALSSLVWQVKLADASAAALAPIGAVFTAMALLTGAAWGKPMWGTWWVWDARLTSELILLFLYLGVIALHNAFDDKQMAGKAAGILALVGVINIPIIKYSVEWWNTLHQGATVSKLGMPAMAADMYWPFLFCFFGFGCLAGYIACVRFQTEVLSRNKMRPWVRQLVTTDNPALNNSLDKGAN
- the ccmD gene encoding heme exporter protein CcmD, which codes for MQFDNFSAFIDMGGYGFFVWLSYGASIALFILLILSSINASKSIKGQIASQIKREQKLKLAAEQQQAAQQANKRAQQASKAEHQEVENES
- the ccmE gene encoding cytochrome c maturation protein CcmE, whose product is MNPRRKKRLTIVVAVLSGLGVVAGLILYALSQNIDLFYKPSEIHFGKADTGLKAQIGQRLRVGGLVVPESVQRDPDSLKVSFRLADMKMPISFDAKDPMITVKYDGILPDLFREGQGIVANGVLSDGLIIQASEVLAKHDENYMPKELADAAGTKHQKPSYSGQQLDSTN
- a CDS encoding SapC family protein, producing the protein MPAPIRPLNFVDHGKVKINPSRHFAHVENEQIVPLIVHEFASTAAEMPIVFVKNSETGEFTPVAVLGFEKGENLFYGQTWRGSYIPAVIMHHPFALMPAKDDPEQMQLIISETDEVLNGTAGEALFNESGEETAYLTQRKNALGKYFENTFVTKGFVNFLVEKALLVEQTLNLEINGQKRQLSGIHLIDEKKLNALSDEDFLAMKKRGYLSPIYAHLLSMQQFNQLAKLKNTTA